AGTTGGGTTAATCCTCCCACTCCCAATATACTCATTatcttgcatttattttaaaatatctgccTTCACTCATTTCCTGCAAGATTGAAATCCACTTTGACACTGATACCTTTCCAGGCTTCCCCTCACAGGCATATAGATTGCCCAGGAGTCCAAAGTTGCAGTCAGAGAATTTGTCACTGTACTTTTCTTGCAGACACTGACCATCAGCTGGATTGATGGAGGAAAAGTAGCTCCCGTTGACTGCTGGTCTTCCTTCAGCCTCAGTGAGAACAAGAGGCATGAGCTGTAGGTcacagtgtttgttttattaactattgaatataaaaaataaatcaatttttaagTCAATTTCTTGCATATAATAATTCACCTCGGCGTTCATCCCAGTAATTCTGGAAGGGGCGGCTCCTGCTCCAAGGATAAAAGCCCCCGGTAGCTCCAGCTCCTTGGATATTACGTTCATATTGTATTCCTAACATAAGGACAAACAGTAAAAAAGTCTTTATTAAAATGGACAGCATGCAAAATCTGCAAGCTAtgcattcaacaaaaaaaaagaaataaaaaaaaaaaccttatgtGTTTGAGGCAAGGGGATCAGATATGGTACACCTCCAACATCAGTAATGCGAGGTTTACCACACAGACCTTCAGGACATGAacagaaaaggcaaagaaatgtaacaaatactCTGGGACAGCATTATTCAAGCATCCCCCTGAATTTTGATCTATGAAATACCTTTGACAGGAAAAAGGAAAGGCTCCTTGGTGAGATCTGGACAATCCACAACACTCACTTGAACTTCTACAAAATTGGCTTCCAGCCCAGCCTGCAACACTGTAACCAGGAAGCAGCGCTGTCAAACTAAAAATCCAATTTTATAAACATGCATGGGGGAActttgtctctctttctctagTAGTCCCTACCTCCTCGCAGCTCTTCGAGGGCCGGGGCGTGCAGCTGAACTTTCTCTGTTTTGCTGATGTCTGCCATAACTTCTTCCACAGTGACAGTGATTCTGCTCTGGGGCCGTTAGCTCTGCAGAGACGAGCAGGAACAGTTAGGGTTAAAGTCCAACCAAAGAGGAAACACTGGCGAGAAGGTTCCTCCTCATTTCCGGTTTACAACTGGGAAAACTAAGATTTGCTTTTGTATAATTTCAAACAAATGatagtggaaaatatttttgatcagaTATACAACATTTCCAGTAGCATATGTAAATTaggtaaaatatttaagaaagtCATTTGGTGAAAAGCCATTAGCTTAGATTAAGCCTTTCCGCTCGCTTTTAGCTTCAAACGGAAGTGGGGCTGAACTATCTTGCTTCTATCAGCGCTGTTGTTCTTTGGTGATTGGTCACAGGAATGGGTTCGCCATATTCTGAGAGGCAAGTTTGCCTTGGAAAGCACAATAATATTTGTCTCGAGTAAAACGAacacaaaaattcacattttagcTCATTTCGGTGAGTCGTTTCAGGCAGTCTTAGTAAAGTCGTAATTTTTCAGGACTTACAAGCTAATATGGCTGCCTTGTATGCGTCAAAGAGGGGCTGTGAACACCTCTGACATTAATTATAACCACAATCCCATTCTGTTCAGCTACTGTATTGCTCAGGTGacttcatttatgaattaattaagaaatttattgtcattacaaCATCATCCAAAATACCAGTTACCTACCAAACTGTGGATTTACTTGTGTTTGATATAGTTTCTACAATTTTAATGGGAGAAGAGCACAGCAGGATTGCCATCCTTTTCCCGTATACGGGACGCGATTTGCTCCGTATTTCTGTATGTCCGACAGTAACGCCTAtcacacacatataaacattTAGTGTAACAATAATTACGAAACTCAAACACAAGATTtgttaaggtcagctaaattttGGCGGGAGCTAGTAAGGACCCCAGAACGCTTCGGACCAATGATGATGtcacggttgcctagagacggacactaaGCCCCTTTTGCACTGCACCGCTGGACCCGGGTCGACCCGGGTCCATTTAATAATGGCGTATTAAGTTTTGTTGTGCTGCTTTGGACCAAAAAAGGTCTGAGCTAACTCCCGCTCTCCGGGTAAACTCAACCGACGCTCGCCACAGTTGTTCTTATCTTCCCAAACTTCAGCAGTTTTCTAGTTGTTCTGCTGAGATAGTGACATCAATTTGTGACATCACGCATAGTGATGTCACAAAGAGCTAGTCACAAATTGAACTCTGCACACTTGAATTCTGCAGTCATAAGCATtgcagaagagagagagagagcaagaagaAGGATTGTGTCCCAACAAGAGATTGAAAAGGAAAGTGTTTCAAGATTAAAAGGAATTtctcacaaacaaacaaaggaaaacatggggCAGATTTTGAATTCATTCAGACAAAGAGGATCAAAAGTGAGTCAGCGCAATACGGCTTCATCTTCTGATTCTGGGAATGAAGAAATACAGCAGATCTTGgcaagagagacagagaagctAAATGGCATCTTGGAAGAAGTTAACATGATGTCTATTGAGAGACAGTCACTCATCAAAGCAAACGAGGAGCTGAAGAACGATAACACGGCattgaagcaggaaaacactgCACTGGGGCAACAAAACACCGTCttggaagaggaaaaaagcatCCTGGAGCAGAGAATTTCCACATTAGAACAGGAAAACACCAATCAGAGGGAGAGAATTTCCACATTAGAACAGGAAAACACCAATCAGAGGGAGAGAATTTCCACGTTAGACCAGGAAAACATCTTTCAGAGGGAGAGATTGACTCATGCATTGCGGGTAAGTACCTACCTGGAGCAAAGAAGAAGGCGTTTGGAAgggcaaaactttttttttgagCTTGATAACAGACACCTGCATCAGACTCTCAATTTAAGAAGAAGGCGACATGAGCAGGAAAAAACCTCCCTGATGCTAACCATCACTGCTCTGGAGGTGAAATGCACTGCCCTGGAGCAGAAAAACGCTGccctggaggaagaaaagactgctatggagaaggagaagatccctctggaggaagaaaagaacgCTCTGGAGAAGGAGAAGATCGCTCTGGAAGAGAAAAACACCACCCTGGAGCAAAAAAGTACCGCCCTGGAGAATAGAATAAACTACTTGGAGCATAAAAACAAGACCTTGGAGCTGATAAATGCCACCATGGAGCAAGTGAAGAGCTCTCTGGAGAAGGAGAACACCACCTTGGAGCAGGAAAACAATAACCTGCAGATTGAATTGGAACAGCTGAGGGACAGAATAGAACAGGTGCTTTCAGACCAGACACAGAATCAGCCGACTTTGTTCAGAAGAGTGATCAGAGGCTTTTCCAATATGCTTCTGAAAATGTACCAAACAGGAACTCTCAGGTACTGGATCGACAGATGGTACTTCTAAACCAAGAAGTGTCATGAGGGCTCCAAGCTTCATGTTTGATTATCGGTGGTCTCCATGCTgacttccagggcttcgtagcgagtaccgttggtctccgggcctACCTTCAGGCCTTTGTAGCGAGTCTTGTTTGTAtccgggctgacttccagggcttTGTAttgagtc
This region of Xiphophorus hellerii strain 12219 chromosome 11, Xiphophorus_hellerii-4.1, whole genome shotgun sequence genomic DNA includes:
- the c11h11orf54 gene encoding ester hydrolase C11orf54 homolog is translated as MADISKTEKVQLHAPALEELRGVLQAGLEANFVEVQVSVVDCPDLTKEPFLFPVKGLCGKPRITDVGGVPYLIPLPQTHKEYNMNVISKELELPGAFILGAGAAPSRITGMNAELMPLVLTEAEGRPAVNGSYFSSINPADGQCLQEKYSDKFSDCNFGLLGNLYACEGKPGKVIEVRAKRRTGSNSLVTALRKTLAAQYPEKSLALGGTFIIQKGKAKIHIMPREFSACPLNTDDEVNNWLKHFEVSAPLICQSVLVSRDPGLDLRVEHTHGFSHHGEGGHYYIDTTPDTVEYLGYFLPAEFVYRIDRPKDTHTVGRD